The following are encoded in a window of Oncorhynchus mykiss isolate Arlee chromosome 31, USDA_OmykA_1.1, whole genome shotgun sequence genomic DNA:
- the LOC110504979 gene encoding acidic fibroblast growth factor intracellular-binding protein B — protein MSVELDVFVGNTTIMDEEVYQFWLDGYTVNDAVKVRMEGGVLEECEASAEVLRSDTMDQYRTFQMCERLLHSPAKLANQLLFQIPPHRQAMLIERYYTFDGVFVREVLGKKLSKGTKKDLDDVSAKTGVTLKSCRRQFDNFKRVFKVVEELKGPLVENIRQHFLLSDKLARDYAAIVFFANNRFETGKKKLHYLTFQDFAFCAGQLISNWTVGALDNMVEDMDVDLEKEFLQDLKELKILITDKDLLDQHKSLVCTALRGKTKAFNEMEANFKNLSRGLVNIAAKLTNTKDVRDFFIDLVEKFIEPCRSDKWTAGDMRLYLTHYTNSAHILDTFKHQVVWDRYMGVIKSCILKMYHD, from the exons ATGTCAGTGGAACTCGATGTGTTTGTGGGTAACACCACCATTATGGATGAGGAAGTCTATCAGTTCTGGCTGGATGGTTACACAG TGAATGATGCAGTGAAGGTTCGTATGGAGGGAGGGGTATTGGAGGAGTGTGAGGCCAGTGCTGAGGTTTTGCGCAGTGACACCATGGACCAGTACAGAACCTTCCAGATGTGTGAGCGCCTCCTGCACAGCCCCGCCAAACTGGCCAATCAGCTGCTGTTCCAGATCCCACCTCATCGCCAAGCCATGCTCATAGAGAG gTACTATACGTTCGATGGCGTGTTTGTACGAGAGGTCCTTGGGAAGAAACTCTCGAAGGGGACCAAGAAGGACCTGGATGATGTCAGTGCAAAGACTGGTGTCACACTGAAGAGCTGCAGGCGGCAG TTTGATAACTTCAAGCGTGTATTCAAAGTTGTGGAGGAACTGAAGGGACCCCTGGTGGAAAACATTCGTCAGCACTTCCTTCTCTCTGACAAGCTGGCCAG GGATTACGCTGCCATTGTTTTCTTTGCCAACAATCGCTTTGAGACGGGGAAGAAGAAGCTGCATTATCTTACATTCCAGGACTTTGCCTTCTGTGCAGGGCAGCTCATCAGCAACTGGACCGTGGGAGCATTGG ATAACATGGTGGAAGACATGGACGTGGATCTTGAGAAGGAGTTCTTACAAGATCTAAAGGAACTGAAGATTTTAATTACTGACAAGGATCTGCTGGACCAGCACAAGAG TTTGGTGTGCACGGCTCTCCGGGGGAAGACCAAAGCATTTAATGAGATGGAAGCCAACTTCAAG AATCTCTCCAGAGGCCTTGTCAACATCGCTGCCAAATTAACCAACACGAAAGACGTCAGAGACTTCTTTATTGATCTGGTGGAAAAG ttTATTGAGCCGTGCCGGTCAGACAAATGGACAGCAGGAGACATGAGGCTCTACCTCACTCACTACACTAACTCTGCACACATTCTTGACACATTCAA acaccaGGTAGTGTGGGACAGGTACATGGGAGTGATCAAAAGCTGCATCCTCAAAATGTACCATGACTGA
- the LOC110504980 gene encoding fos-related antigen 1 isoform X1 produces the protein MYRNFGNLGRGGSDSASTNTGSSAVSQGTSTSTTQQDQKFTVAGGSQFVPSLNAITSNQDLQWLVQPSFIGPAGPSRPPRPLYSPAAGMRPFNPSPSQPHLYRPGVIRAVARSGSTTRRRNDEHLSPEELERRRIRRERNKQAAAKCRNRRRELTDTLQIETDELEGKKSCLQKEIAELEKEKEKLELVLEAHRPICKIQDSDSDSDQSSELPSLGGIKIEPELPDLPGSSAKSQSRIEKPKPKITIPVRPVTSSASAVPMESESLHTPILISTPSLTPFTASLVFSYPSGSLDSSSTISSQALPTLLSSSQHGVAQQSRNPQPCSIAHRRSSSSGDQSDHSLNSPTIITL, from the exons ATGTACCGAAACTTTGGGAACTTGGGCCGAGGAGGCAGCGACTCTGCGTCCACCAATACCGGATCGAGTGCTGTATCCCAGGGCACCAGCACCTCAACTACTCAACAAGATCAG AAGTTCACTGTGGCAGGTGGCAGCCAGTTTGTCCCCAGTCTCAATGCCATCACTTCCAACCAAGACCTCCAGTGGTTGGTCCAGCCCTCCTTCATTGGTCCAGCTGGCCCCTCGCGGCCTCCACGTCCTCTTTACTCACCTGCAGCAGGAATGAGGCCCTTCAACCCTTCACCTTCCCAACCACACCTCTACAGACCAGGGGTCATAAGGGCAGTGGCAAGATCCGGGAGCACAACCAGACGCAGGAACGATGAACAT TTGTCCCCAGAGGAGTTGGAGAGACGCAGAATAAGGAGGGAGCGAAACAAACAGGCAGCTGCCAAGTGTCGTAACCGTCGACGGGAGCTGACAGACACGCTGCAAATC GAGACAGATGAGTTGGAAGGTAAAAAGTCCTGTCTGCAGAAAGAGATTGCCGAactagagaaggagaaagaaaagcTAGAGTTGGTTCTCGAGGCCCACCGCCCCATTTGCAAAATCCAAGACTCTGACTCAGATTCTGACCAGAGCTCAGAGCTTCCCTCATTGGGAGGTATCAAAATTGAGCCTGAGCTTCCTGACCTACCAGGGAGCTCAGCAAAGAGCCAATCAAGGATAGAGAAGCCCAAACCAAAAATTACTATCCCTGTCCGTCCTGTGACCTCCTCTGCCTCTGCTGTCCCCATGGAATCTGAGTCACTTCACACCCCAATTCTTATTTCTACTCCATCTCTTACTCCTTTCACGGCTAGTCTGGTCTTCAGTTATCCCTCTGGCTCTCTAGACTCCAGTTCCACTATTTCATCCCAGGCTCTACCGACTCTGTTATCTTCCTCTCAACATGGTGTGGCCCAGCAGTCTCGAAACCCCCAGCCCTGTAGTATTGCCCATCgccgtagcagcagcagtggggaCCAATCAGATCACTCCCTAAACTCCCCTACCATCATCACACTGTAA
- the LOC110504980 gene encoding fos-related antigen 1 isoform X2 has protein sequence MYRNFGNLGRGGSDSASTNTGSSAVSQGTSTSTTQQDQFTVAGGSQFVPSLNAITSNQDLQWLVQPSFIGPAGPSRPPRPLYSPAAGMRPFNPSPSQPHLYRPGVIRAVARSGSTTRRRNDEHLSPEELERRRIRRERNKQAAAKCRNRRRELTDTLQIETDELEGKKSCLQKEIAELEKEKEKLELVLEAHRPICKIQDSDSDSDQSSELPSLGGIKIEPELPDLPGSSAKSQSRIEKPKPKITIPVRPVTSSASAVPMESESLHTPILISTPSLTPFTASLVFSYPSGSLDSSSTISSQALPTLLSSSQHGVAQQSRNPQPCSIAHRRSSSSGDQSDHSLNSPTIITL, from the exons ATGTACCGAAACTTTGGGAACTTGGGCCGAGGAGGCAGCGACTCTGCGTCCACCAATACCGGATCGAGTGCTGTATCCCAGGGCACCAGCACCTCAACTACTCAACAAGATCAG TTCACTGTGGCAGGTGGCAGCCAGTTTGTCCCCAGTCTCAATGCCATCACTTCCAACCAAGACCTCCAGTGGTTGGTCCAGCCCTCCTTCATTGGTCCAGCTGGCCCCTCGCGGCCTCCACGTCCTCTTTACTCACCTGCAGCAGGAATGAGGCCCTTCAACCCTTCACCTTCCCAACCACACCTCTACAGACCAGGGGTCATAAGGGCAGTGGCAAGATCCGGGAGCACAACCAGACGCAGGAACGATGAACAT TTGTCCCCAGAGGAGTTGGAGAGACGCAGAATAAGGAGGGAGCGAAACAAACAGGCAGCTGCCAAGTGTCGTAACCGTCGACGGGAGCTGACAGACACGCTGCAAATC GAGACAGATGAGTTGGAAGGTAAAAAGTCCTGTCTGCAGAAAGAGATTGCCGAactagagaaggagaaagaaaagcTAGAGTTGGTTCTCGAGGCCCACCGCCCCATTTGCAAAATCCAAGACTCTGACTCAGATTCTGACCAGAGCTCAGAGCTTCCCTCATTGGGAGGTATCAAAATTGAGCCTGAGCTTCCTGACCTACCAGGGAGCTCAGCAAAGAGCCAATCAAGGATAGAGAAGCCCAAACCAAAAATTACTATCCCTGTCCGTCCTGTGACCTCCTCTGCCTCTGCTGTCCCCATGGAATCTGAGTCACTTCACACCCCAATTCTTATTTCTACTCCATCTCTTACTCCTTTCACGGCTAGTCTGGTCTTCAGTTATCCCTCTGGCTCTCTAGACTCCAGTTCCACTATTTCATCCCAGGCTCTACCGACTCTGTTATCTTCCTCTCAACATGGTGTGGCCCAGCAGTCTCGAAACCCCCAGCCCTGTAGTATTGCCCATCgccgtagcagcagcagtggggaCCAATCAGATCACTCCCTAAACTCCCCTACCATCATCACACTGTAA
- the LOC110504981 gene encoding coiled-coil domain-containing protein 85B encodes MGSDSELYNRDLSKMSDEDLLSCSKEELVSRLRKEESEKISALIQRGRLIKEVNKQLQGHLLEIRELKTVNQRLQEENTELRDLCCFLDDDRLKVKKLAREWQLFGHHAAKVMREDLGGYLKKLADLECMQDGLVKENLDLKELCLVLEEECVSRNDSSPGGSTELNLPCMVSRDLGDGSSSTGSVGSPDQLHLVCSPDD; translated from the coding sequence ATGGGGAGTGACAGTGAGCTCTACAACAGAGACTTGTCAAAGATGTCTGACGAGGATTTACTCTCCTGCTCTAAAGAAGAGCTGGTGAGTCGACTGCGTAAAGAGGAGTCAGAGAAGATCTCTGCTCTTATCCAGCGTGGACGGCTGATAAAAGAAGTTAACAAACAATTACAGGGCCACCTGCTTGAGATCAGGGAGCTGAAAACCGTCAACCAGCGTCTCCAGGAAGAAAACACAGAATTGCGTGACTTGTGCTGTTTCCTTGATGATGACCGACTAAAGGTGAAGAAGCTGGCCCGGGAATGGCAGCTGTTCGGTCACCACGCAGCCAAAGTGATGCGTGAGGATCTGGGCGGCTACTTGAAAAAACTGGCCGACCTAGAGTGCATGCAGGATGGATTGGTAAAGGAGAATTTGGACCTCAAAGAACTCTGTCTGGTCCTGGAGGAGGAATGTGTCAGCAGGAATGACTCCAGTCCCGGTGGTTCCACTGAGCTCAACCTGCCGTGTATGGTGTCCCGAGACCTGGGAGATGGAAGTTCAAGCACTGGGAGTGTCGGTAGTCCGGACCAGCTCCACCTGGTGTGCTCACCTGATGACTGA